From the Ruania alkalisoli genome, one window contains:
- a CDS encoding globin — MRSERQPSFYEAVGGEATFRRIVHRFYEQVAGDDLLRPMYPDADLGPAEDRLRMFLEQYWGGPTTYSETRGHPRLRMRHAPFRVSPAARDRWLDFMRVAVDEADLAPIQRATLWDYLERAAHSLVNTFEEE; from the coding sequence CTGCGTAGCGAACGCCAGCCCTCCTTCTACGAAGCGGTCGGCGGCGAAGCGACCTTCCGCCGCATCGTGCACCGCTTCTACGAGCAAGTCGCCGGCGATGACCTGCTGCGCCCGATGTACCCCGATGCCGATCTCGGGCCCGCCGAGGACCGGCTGCGGATGTTCCTCGAGCAGTACTGGGGCGGGCCGACCACCTATTCCGAGACCCGCGGTCACCCGCGACTGCGGATGCGGCACGCGCCGTTCCGGGTCTCCCCCGCCGCCCGAGACCGGTGGCTGGACTTCATGCGTGTGGCCGTGGACGAAGCCGACCTGGCCCCCATCCAGCGCGCCACACTGTGGGACTACCTGGAGCGCGCCGCGCACTCCCTGGTGAACACCTTCGAGGAGGAGTGA